Part of the Cuniculiplasma divulgatum genome, CACTGGGTCCAGCCAATGGGAAGTTAATAGAGTTCAGGCAGAGATACATCTCTCCCATAATGCTGCAATATTGCAATATGATAAGATCTGCAGATTGTCCAGGGGATCATATAGAAAACAGGATCAGATCCTTAAGCACAAGACTGATATCCGGTATAGTTCCGGTACACAGTGATCCACTTATGTGGAACAGTGAAGACTCAATGGAAAACATATCCTTTGCATTTATAAACGTGCTATTTACGGTACCACAGATATCTGTAATGCTGAAAGAACAGAAGAGTGAAAATCTGGAAGTTTTGAGAAAATGGATAGAATTCTGGAAGGAACACAGATTAACTTTACTCCATGGAAAGATAAGTGTTAAACATATGGAATTGAATTTCCCTACCGTCTCTTCAATAATAAACAATCAAAAGATCACTGTTTGTTATTCACCAATTCCAGTTAATGTGGATGGAAAGGAAGAAATCATAATTAATTCATCCGGTAGTAATTTACTGCTTGAAAGCGAAACTGAGGCTGTATACACAGTTAAGGACTGCAATTTCCAGGAAGTTGGAAAAGGAAGGCTTTCGACAGGTTTAAATCGCATATCAACTCCATTTTGCGGTCAGATTTATATTGAAACCTCAAAGATTTAATCGCAACTTTCATTTTCAAATTAAAGGAGTAAATATTCTAAAATTTCTATATAAAAAATAGGAAAACAACTTTTGATTAATATGAACCTTTTATCCCACGATCAGTTACAGTTCATTCCACAATTTTTAGATAGAGTGGGAAAATTGAGTTTTTATCTGATTCAATGACTCATGTAATACAGGTCAAGGTTCATAACCTTAGTCCATGCTGAAACAAAGTCTTTTACAAACTTTTCTTTACCATCAGAACTGGCATATACCTCGCAAACTGCCCTCAATTCTGAATGTGCGCCAAATATCAGATCAACCCTTGATCCCTGCCACTTCTTCTCACCATTATTCCTCTCATGGCCTTCAAACAGGTTCTCATTTCCATTCACCTTCTTCCACTCAATGTTATTATCAAGCAAATTTACAAAGAAATCATTGCTTAGCACACCCTTCCTGCTGGTAAATACACCCATATCTGTATTTTTATAATTCCCACCAAGAACCCTCATTCCACCTATTAATACTGTCATTTCAGGAACCGTTAATGTGAGTAGCTGTGCCTTATCAATCATCATTTTCTCTGTCTTTCCATGAATTCCTTCATCAAGATAATTCCTGAAAGCGTCTGCCTTTGGCTCCAATACATTGAATGATATTATATCTGTCATTTCCTGTGTGGCATCGTTCCTTCCAAGTGTAACAGGAACATCTATCCTGAATCCACCATTTTCTGCTGCATGTTCAACCGCAGCTGATCCGGCTATAACGATCAGATCAGCAAATGAAACTTTCTTTCCACTGTTATTTGTTGAATCAAATTCTTTCTTAATCCTTTCAAGTGTTGATAAGACCCTTTCAAGCAATTCCTGATCGTTAACTTTCCACTCCCTTTGAGGAAGCAACCTAATCCTTGCTCCATTTATCCCGCCCCTCTTGTCACTTCCACGAAAGGTCGAAGCGGCAGACCATGCTGTATAGATAAGATCTGATATAGATAAACCTGAATGGAGAATTTTTTCTTTCATGGACTTAACATCATTTCTGTCTGGCAATTTGTGTTTCAATGGAGGAACAGGATCCTGCCATATCAGGTCTTCTTCCGGAACTTCTGGCCCCAGGTACCTTGATCTGGGACCCATATCCCTGTGGGTTAGCTTAAACCATGCTCTGGAAAATGCATCGGAAAATTCATATGGTTTTTCATAAAATTTTCTTGCTATTTTCTCATATACTGGATCAAAGCGCAATGCAAGATCTGTTGTAAGCATGGTGGGTTCATGGTATGTATTGCTGTGGTAAGCGTCTGGTATAGTTTTTGCATTACCCTTTGCCTTCCACTGATATGCACCTGCCGGGCTTTTTGTCAGTTCCCAATCATAGTGAAACAGATTATAGAGGAAGTTATCACTCCATTTTGTTGGCGTTTCTGTCCATGTAACCTCGGGCCCACCCCCAATCGTATCTTCTCCGCTTCCAGATCTGTAGGTACTTTTCCATCCCAGTCCCTGATCTTCTATGGGTGCACCCTCAGGCTCAGGTCCGACACTGGAGGCAGGACCAGCACCGTGAGTCTTTCCGAATGTATGTCCTCCGGCAATGAGTGCCACGGTTTCCTCATCATTCATTGCCATTCTGGAAAACGTCTCTCTTATGTCCCTTGCGGCTGCAAGTGGATCTGGCTTTCCATTTGGCCCCTCTGGATTTACATATATTAGACCCATCTGAACTGCTGCGAGAGGGTTTTGAAGTTCTCTGTCACCGGAATATCTCCTATCGTCCAGCCACTTTCCCTCTGGCCCCCAGTACACAGAAAGATCAGGTTCATAAACATCTTTTCTTCCTCCTCCAAATCCAAATGTTTTAAATCCCATTGATTCCATGGCGACATTTCCAGTTAAAATTATCAGATCACCCCAGGAGATCTTTTGTCCATATTTCTGCTTAATCGGCCATAGTAGCCTCCTTGCCTTGTCCAGGTTCACATTGTCTGGCCAGCTGTTAATAGGTGCAAACCTCTGCTGAGCAGATCCAGCCCCTCCCCTTCCATCTCCAATTCGGTATGTTCCAGCACTGTGCCAGGCCATCCTGATAAAGAAAGGACCGTAATTTCCGAAGTCTGCTGGCCACCATTCCTGAGAATCAGTTAGGATTTTTGCAATATCCCTCTTCAGGCCAAAGTAGTCGAGTGAACCGAACTCCTTTCTGTAATCAAACTCAACATTCATCGGATTAGATTTTTCCGAATTCTGTCTTAATATTCCAAGATCAAGTCTTTCTGGCCACCATTCATTTAACGACATATGACTTTCATTTCCATGGTTCACAGGGCATTTATTTTCTTCCATTCATATTCAACTCCATTTTACAAGATTAACTTAGTATTAGATAATAATAATTATAATCTATTTAAAGGTTGTCAGAATCTCTTCATCTTAATATATACCTAATATTTTTCAGGGAAAGTAATTAATGAAATCATTTCTTTTTTAATGCGTTTTTCTCATTCATATCAATGATCTGCAAAATAACACTGGTAAGTTTTTTCTCATCAATAGTATCATTCTCAAAATAATCAACCGCCCTTACAGTTTTGCTGTCCATTCTTGAATTGAATAATCCATCTTGGTCCACGACTTTTACTCCCTTAGGGAATGTTAACCTTACCGAATTCTTCAAAATGTTACCAAAGCAGATTATGCCATTATATGACCATACAGGGATGCCTGCTGGATTGCTCGGCTTTTTCCATTTTACCTCTTCATATATTCTTGGATCTGTCTCATTTATGACCTTCCGGATCTTAATTAGGATTTCTCCCTTCCAGGTCCTCTCTTCTTTTATTATTTTATCTATTTGCATTGAGGCAGATTTGTTTTCTTCAGGATTGTTAATACCTCCTTTATCCATTATTCACATCGCCACTAGAGGAACAATCTTATTATCTATAAATATTTGAATTTTTTACTAAATAAGGACTTACATAAAAATATACCTAACAAGACGAAGTGAATAAAGAGAGTTACCAAAAAGCATTGAAAGAAGAGGAAAAGATGCTCTTATGAACTGGGGTTCTAAAGCAACTTTGAAGCATTTGTCAAAATTAAATATTACTGGGTATGAGGTACTTACAAAAAGTATTTCATTTGTAAACGAAAGTGTGAGTCTACTGCCTCACACTTTCTACCTTGTGGAATTTCTTCTCTGAGAATTTTCTGAAGTTTCTCAGCCCCTTGGAGAAATCCAGTGCACTGGGTTTCAGGTAGAGATCTATATATTCCACAATGTCCATCTCATTGTCCCTTGCCTCTTCTGAGATTTTTGCCACAAGGTATGGAATAATATTTTTTGCCTCCCAAATGGACAGATCGTACTTCCTGAAAACTTCGAAGATGTCCTCAGAAATTTCATCCATCTGGATCATTGTGTCCCTTGTCACAACATCTCTGGTATGGGTGGACTTACTCTCGCTGACCAAACTCTTTCCATCTTTTTCGGTTTCCTTTATCTCTTTTACTTCTGCCATTTTTTCACCTCCTTTGAGGCAATATAGTAATTCTAAACTTCTATAAAAACATATCGCAAATTAGGCTTATTGTTAATATATTTTTCTTACTAATTTAAACATCATATCATTGAAATTAACAGTAATGTTATTCCATACACACAAGTACCGGAATGGATCAAAGGATTACAAAGAAAACTTGCCCTAAGAAACCTCAATGAGGTCTTTTGGGGGCTTCTGGGTAAGAAGTTCAAATCCATCATTCTTAACCAAAACGTCGTCCTCTATCCTCACGCCTCCGTACCCGGGGATGTATATTCCTGGTTCTACTGTAACAGCCATGTCTTTTTTCAAATCAAAATCATAACCACCAAATGCTGGGTGATCGTGAACATCAAGACCTATTCCATGTCCAACACCATGCATTAGCATCCCCTTATAGGGAGAACTGTCTATAATTTCATATGATTTTGCATTGACATCCCTTCCATTTACCCCCTGTTTGATCATGTTCATGCTTGACTTCTGTGCATCAAACACTATGCTGTATATCTCTTTTTGTTTCTCCGTTGCTCTTCCAAACACTGAAGTTCTTGTTGTATCTGCATGATATCTTTCAAACGCTGCTCCGTAGTCAGTAAGGACAAAATCACCAGATTTTAATTTTCTATTTCCTGGAGAATGGTGTGGTTCAGATGCATTTGAACCAAAACAAACAATCGTGCTGAATGAAGGCTCTGATGCACCATTTGACATCATTAGATATACCATATATGCTGAAAGTTCCGTTTCAGTCATACCTTCTTTCAGATGATTCATTGAAGCATCGTATATCTCACTGCTAATTCTGGCAGCTTCTCTCAGCTTTCTTATTTCAGTTTCATCCTTTATCATCCTTGCCTCCGCGATGTTCCTTGACACATCTACAAGCTCTGCATTTCCTGTTGTTTTCCTGACACTTTCAAACATGTTTACGGTTAGGGAATCTTTGTTAACACCTATTTTAGTTTGACCACGTAACTCCCTTTGAATCATATCATTCATCTGTGCTGAAGACTTTGCAACATGTACTTCATGGTCTGTTGACCTTGCTATCTGTTCCTCAAGTTCATATACGAACATCTGAATGTGATCTCTATCTGCAATAATTGATGAACCCTCGAACAACCCTCCGTTTACCTGTGAAAGGTAGAAAAAAGAACGGTCAATGGCATTCTCACCACCGTTCTTTATGAGAATCTTTTCAACTCCATCCAGATTTTTAAAAATATCCTTAACTGTCATAGATTACAATTATTCATTGTTTAATTTATTTTCCTAAATTAAGTATGCAGGTACACTAGTTCAGCAAATCATTTGCCTCACACCATGATATAATAACTTAAAATATACTATAAAAATATTATCATACTGAAGTACTGTATTTCATCAGGTTTTAAATGCGTCTACAGTCTGGTATGTTGGATAAATTCATTAAGAATACCATAAATAATAGAATTGCTGATAAGTTGAAGGATGAATATTATGTTTAATTGGGGCATTACCATTTAAAACGTAAAATTTCATTCTGGCAGAACTAACACCTATAAATGCATGACAATTCTTTCTATAGGAACCATCTTTAGTTTTTTTAGACCATCCTTAATTGTGATTCGCAAACGACAGAATATACCAGGTTGAAATATATCTAAGAGTAGTGATGATAGGGTAGGCAGTGCACTGTTCTTCACCGGTGTATGGCACAACGTGTTCAACATGGGCAAGTCTTAGAATAGAGTCACACACTTCTGTTCCAAGAAAAATATTAATACAACGAGTTGTTCATATATATATGAATAACAAAAAGCTGACTTCTGTTTTAATTATCTCTGTGATGATATTCGCAGGAGCTATATCAATCACGGAATATTACAGGGATAACGGGAGTTCGCCAAATAACGCTGGTGTAACTGGGGTGTTTGGACCGTCTGTTAACATATCCTGCCCCAATACTTTAGAAGGTGACGGGTTTCATCTTTCCAACAATACGACAATAAATATTCAGTTGTACCTACCTGTTCCACAGGCAGTTCACAAAGGTCTGAACACAGTTGATATGTTAGGAATGAACAGGTATAACAACAGTGTTGAAGACCTTTTAATGAATATAACAATATACCCACTGAATGACACCTACACAAAATTCTTCCTGCCAATAACATTTGACCGTGTATCACATGAATGGAGTAATATCACGAAGCACTACACGGGAAATACCGATCTGTCTATGACTGTTGAGGCAATAAAGACAGTTACTCATGATAATGGTACTTTGTACATATACCAATATTACAACAATGTACCTTTTAATCCATTAAATGTACATATAGGAAAACTTTCAGCAGTTACAGAAGTTTCTGATTCATCAACAGGAGCTAGTATAAATGTGTTAAACAGGTGGTTCAATGGTAGTGATGTTAATGTGACACAATATTCACAGGTGGTTTATACACCTATTAATTTCAACGTAGGTCTTTCTTTTTCAGATAAGCCTTTAGAGATTGTACATGAAAAACATTCCGTTCCTAATATTTATGTTTCCAATAACAACATGAAGAACGAACAGATGAATGCTTTGATAACGCCTGTAAAATGTGGGAACCCAATAGTCAAATATGAATGCAAGTACTACAATGTGACATCCAGCATCATAGAAAATGTAACTGACTTCCACGGCATGTTGCCACTATCAATTGCACACATAGGAAGGAATGCTGATAATGGAAAATCATTAGTGGACACAGGTAACACCATTTCCCTTTCTGATTCAATCATAAATTTAAGTTCTAATCAGGTATATGAAAGTTCATCAGGCCAGATCACCACTACCGTATCACCAAATCCTTCCGTTTCCAAAGTTTTTAGTTTTATAGGGGGTGGTTCAGCCACAGGGGCAAATGCTTATCCAACAGCAATGTGGAATTCTCTTGTCAAAAACTCTACAGAAGGCAAAGCACTGAACCATACAACAGTAGTAATAGGAATTCATGGTGTTTCATACTACTTCGAAAGATATTCAACTTATACATATCTTCATAAAGAAAAACTGAAAATACTGGAGTGCCCAAATACAGGTTCTTATTCAATCAATGTTTTATCCAATAGCATACTTAAAACCACCTTTGATGGCAGGTACACAGTAGGGCAGATCACCAATATAAATACAACAAATGGCCTCCAGTTGAGTTATTCAAACCTGCCGATAAGCGCTGTGTGGGTAATACAGCACTACTTGAAAACTAAGACAGGATCATTTAATCTCAATGACAGCGGGCGAGGAGACACCTATTCTACAGCAACATTTTACGAACATTCAGCCGGATGGCTCAATGTATCAAGTGCCTACAAACAGGTATCGGACGGTCTTAAGATCTTCTCCGCCGCATTGGGGCTTGAACTTGCTATAGTATCTGCAGAATCCGCTGCAAACGGCGCAGATATGGATGCAACAGAACCGGCTGTCATACTTGCAGTGACATCCATAATAGCACATGTGATAGGACTCAGTGGAGATATACTAGGAGACATGTCCTCAGTTGGATCATTTTCCAATACTGGAAACGCACAGATCTTTTCATTTATATCGAATTCACCAGCACCGGGATCAAATTATACTGTGAATTATTTTGAATCAAATAATCCCATAGAACTGAATCTAAACGGACAAACATATTTCTTCCATGCACCTGACAACTTCTATAACGCAACTGAAATCACAACTGCATGATTTTTTATATTCATTCCCTTCATTAGCTCAACTTCACAATTAGTGGTTCCCAAAAGGTAAAAGGGAGTAACAGGAAATACAGTGAAATCTTAATTAGAGACTATTGTTCAGGAATTTCCTACTTGTTCATCACAACTTTTGCTTTGAGTCATCATAATAATAGGTTTCTACGCCCTTGATCCCGGTATCTACTCTGAATATAGAACCTCCGATATCTTTCGGATCAGCTGGTTGA contains:
- the katG gene encoding catalase/peroxidase HPI — encoded protein: MEENKCPVNHGNESHMSLNEWWPERLDLGILRQNSEKSNPMNVEFDYRKEFGSLDYFGLKRDIAKILTDSQEWWPADFGNYGPFFIRMAWHSAGTYRIGDGRGGAGSAQQRFAPINSWPDNVNLDKARRLLWPIKQKYGQKISWGDLIILTGNVAMESMGFKTFGFGGGRKDVYEPDLSVYWGPEGKWLDDRRYSGDRELQNPLAAVQMGLIYVNPEGPNGKPDPLAAARDIRETFSRMAMNDEETVALIAGGHTFGKTHGAGPASSVGPEPEGAPIEDQGLGWKSTYRSGSGEDTIGGGPEVTWTETPTKWSDNFLYNLFHYDWELTKSPAGAYQWKAKGNAKTIPDAYHSNTYHEPTMLTTDLALRFDPVYEKIARKFYEKPYEFSDAFSRAWFKLTHRDMGPRSRYLGPEVPEEDLIWQDPVPPLKHKLPDRNDVKSMKEKILHSGLSISDLIYTAWSAASTFRGSDKRGGINGARIRLLPQREWKVNDQELLERVLSTLERIKKEFDSTNNSGKKVSFADLIVIAGSAAVEHAAENGGFRIDVPVTLGRNDATQEMTDIISFNVLEPKADAFRNYLDEGIHGKTEKMMIDKAQLLTLTVPEMTVLIGGMRVLGGNYKNTDMGVFTSRKGVLSNDFFVNLLDNNIEWKKVNGNENLFEGHERNNGEKKWQGSRVDLIFGAHSELRAVCEVYASSDGKEKFVKDFVSAWTKVMNLDLYYMSH
- a CDS encoding DUF1801 domain-containing protein, whose amino-acid sequence is MDKGGINNPEENKSASMQIDKIIKEERTWKGEILIKIRKVINETDPRIYEEVKWKKPSNPAGIPVWSYNGIICFGNILKNSVRLTFPKGVKVVDQDGLFNSRMDSKTVRAVDYFENDTIDEKKLTSVILQIIDMNEKNALKKK
- a CDS encoding M24 family metallopeptidase, whose amino-acid sequence is MTVKDIFKNLDGVEKILIKNGGENAIDRSFFYLSQVNGGLFEGSSIIADRDHIQMFVYELEEQIARSTDHEVHVAKSSAQMNDMIQRELRGQTKIGVNKDSLTVNMFESVRKTTGNAELVDVSRNIAEARMIKDETEIRKLREAARISSEIYDASMNHLKEGMTETELSAYMVYLMMSNGASEPSFSTIVCFGSNASEPHHSPGNRKLKSGDFVLTDYGAAFERYHADTTRTSVFGRATEKQKEIYSIVFDAQKSSMNMIKQGVNGRDVNAKSYEIIDSSPYKGMLMHGVGHGIGLDVHDHPAFGGYDFDLKKDMAVTVEPGIYIPGYGGVRIEDDVLVKNDGFELLTQKPPKDLIEVS